The following proteins are encoded in a genomic region of Dasypus novemcinctus isolate mDasNov1 chromosome 21, mDasNov1.1.hap2, whole genome shotgun sequence:
- the LOC139437250 gene encoding keratin-associated protein 9-7-like: protein MTSCCSPCCQPTCCGSSSCGSSCCQPCCRPLCCQTTCCRTTYCRPTCVTSCCQPSCCTTPCCQSTRCGSSSCGQTCSESTCCCPNHCYRTCCEPACSGPVYCRRTCYHPTCCCLPGCQPQSCGSSCQPCCRPSCCQTTCCRTTCCQPSFYSSPCCASSYCQPSCC from the coding sequence ATGACCTCCTGCTGCTCTCCCTGCTGCCAGCCCACCTGCTGTGGGTCCAGTTCTTGTGGGTCCAGCTGCTGCCAGCCTTGCTGCCGCCCACTCTGCTGTCAGACCACCTGCTGTAGGACCACCTACTGCCGGCCAACCTGTGTGACCAGCTGCTGCCAACCTTCCTGCTGCACCACTCCCTGCTGTCAGTCGACCCGCTGTGGGTCCAGCTCCTGTGGCCAAACCTGCAGTGAATCCACCTGCTGCTGCCCCAATCACTGCTACAGAACCTGCTGCGAGCCTGCTTGCAGTGGCCCCGTGTACTGCAGGAGAACCTGCTACCACCCAACATGCTGCTGCTTGCCTGGTTGCCAACCCCAGAGCTGCGGATCCAGCTGCCAGCCCTGCTGCCGCCCATCCTGCTGTCAGACCACCTGCTGCAGGACCACCTGCTGCCAGCCCAGCTTCTACAGCAGCCCTTGTTGTGCGTCCAGTTACTGTCAGCCTTCCTGCTGCTGA